The nucleotide sequence gaatctcttagaaaatttcccatttttcacacgaaaaatgtaattcacaaggcaaatctcacttcaggtcaaatgtacaaatcaccattaatgtgaatcaacacaatattcagtgaatattaaataatatcactcaaaaaagcgaagaaacattgttagtacttcatcacagctaaataagactgaagtaaatacaatgttctgtcatatttctcgtaagcaattggtcacactgaattttcaacaaagcaattttaactcgaattatattcaaaatttaacggatttagtgttaaaatcttccaaaaagaacaaatatttagatagaattcattattcatcaaatattggaataaaaatccataattttaataaatttatttttagtgtccaattttatcctcaaagtgtccaaaattatgaacccTTACCCTAATTGTTATAatcgaaaatcatttttttttatagactgCTATTCCAAAAGCCAATCTTTTGATCTTTTATTTAGGTGGTCGTAAAATACATCATTATTAATGGTCAACATGATTTTGGTATTTCCacataaaatttacataaattttgatTACTGTCGAACTAGTAAAATGTCAGTCATTCTTTCGATGTCCGATGACAAAAGTACAAAGGACTTTTCAAGGATGTCTTCTTTATCTAATCATTTAATGTTATGCCTATTCACGCAGTGCTTCACTACAGTGAATAGAGCCTAGTATTTATCATAATCCAAGAAGAAATTCAACAGTTTATTGATGTAGTCACGCGAAATTACGCAACTTTCGATTTCTTCGTAATAATACGCGAGATGTTTAAGAGAACCAATTTAATGATTAGTTTATAATCACACCATTTCTAATGCGGAGatttgaaatgtgaaaattaaaattaagatttatatCCAAATGACTCATATTAATGATGGAATAATTTATTTCGGCTCTTTTCATATTGCCTTACGATCTGATGATCCATTATGAAGAAAGAGTCCAATTTTGAAGGTTGATAGCAATGAACCAAATGGCCAAGATGATATTTTGATCTGGTGTGGTGGAGGAAATTCGCGGAATAAAAACTGGAAAATTACTTTGTGTTGCCGGGGAAAACCATGTCGGTCACTCTCGATTGAGGTGCATGAACGCTCGAGAGATACTCCACAGTGGGAGAGACATACTCCAAGGAGGGGAATACAAATAACTTCTTGCCACCACCAAAGCTCttcatcttctttttttccctCGCCATTTTCGTGCGTCAAATCCAAAACTGCTGACACTGTGCAACTTCAAGTCTTCAGTTCAATTTCTGCACTCCTCCAGAGCTcgaacaaaataataaatttgctcTCCAGCTTCAAACTCCTTCCTCCCAAGCTCTTTTTCTGTGAGTGGCAAGTTATTTAGAGgagtatttcatattttaacGTCTATTGAATTTGTGCCGTCAACCTAAATAGTTGTATTTGGTGAAATTCGTTCTTGTGTGACCGGAAAGTAGTAAAGTGACTTTTTTTACCCTTTGTCACTTACCCTTCTGGCAAGACGTCTAGTTTCTTGGAGGAagatagaattaaaaaaaaaaactttgagtgAAAATTCACATCTCGTGCATCATCCGGTGGGAAAATCATTAAATCAGTTTTGCACTTCAATTAAATTCACAAGACTCAACTCAATTAATATTCCAACAATGTCGCCATCTGCATTGAATTTCAGGGTATGTGatgaaagtttattttttcattcaatcCTCATCGTCAATTGCTCAATCTTTGGAATTCTCTTCACCCATTGTTATTTGGTGTCTCTCATTGGAAATCCCACCACACCATCCACCCCCAAAATCCCATCCAACATCACATCGAAACTCTGTCAGAGATGGCCAGAACACCCTATCACTCGGCCGGATCTACATTTAGCTAGTTGGAGAATTGAAAGACCTTGTTAGATTGAACTCTGGTGCCCCCTCACACCCCCGCAATCCACAATTGAATCACCCACTGACCACATAATCTCGAACTTTTCCCTTTTGTGCACATGTTCTGACTCTCTTGTCGCTTATGTTGGCTCAAGATCCTAGCATAATGTGTGAGACATGACTGTACTTCGTCTACAGACTTGAGTGCTTCAATTTAAAACGTTTTATTGCATTAAAGCTAACACTTGGATTCGATTATAAACTTGGACCTCCACCACTAACACAATTCAGTTTGCTTATACACACGATCATCCATCCAGGGTGACTCATATTGCTTAGTATTAAAAGCTTTAAAACTTTTTGATAAAACAAGAAACTTGAAAAGTTTCTTACTGGTGAAGATGTCATTATAAATTcacattttcttttgaaatttctgCTGTGCAAAGTTCTATCTTgtaaaaacattttgtaaaagaTTTGGTTGTCCTTAAATCGTTAGATTCAAATCAAACGATTAAATAGTGAGAGATACAAATTTTTATGTGCAATTGTTGAGTTTGTTTTTTTGTGTTGGCTAAATTGCAAGGCTTTAGTTTCGTTCAAAACTAAATTTGTacgttttaacaaaaaaaaagtgattgaaAGAATTTTAGGGGAGTTAAACTTTTCCTGGAACGATATTTCTAGTCttgcatattaattatttttttctttggagaTTAAGGGTTTATCCGGTTTATCAGTCTCAAGCCTCGTAtaattaaatggaattaaacTCAGTGAAAGCGATTAAAACATCTTTAACGGCAAGAGGTTTCCGGTAACTGACAGTATATTCAAAACCGTAAAACTTGTACAATATCCAATGTGGTATTGCAAGACTAAAGGCACGACGTTTGGTTATGAAGaccttacagtagactctctctcaatcgggcatatggggcaaaatgtcttCCAAagtatcgagagatttgggcaacAAAATCAttgcaaattccacaaaaagcgctcaaatataaagaatcacgataaaacaaggggaACAACAgggaatttgaacaaatttgctttaaaatcaaacgcaAAAATGGTCAACAACATTTTGCGCCTGAttgaaaagagccgattgagcgaaagtctactgtattttaatatatttatttctatGTCAGTAGAGTGACCAAGATGTTACTAGTTCGACATTCATCAAAATagatatcgctccttggaaattacaaggggtcaactcactttttggcgattttgaggttttaatgcactcagacagagaatttattaaaatttcagataGTATAAACCATTAAATTTCgtaattagaaaagtttttcaaaattttgctctTTATGATttcttgcgcggttttgtttgaagtcaaggggcacaaaatagatttatcgtccaaatttttgtgaaacaagggactaactcaagcaaattgatcccgtgtcattctaattttatgaaaatttgcgaatcatttagaatgacaaagagctaactcataaaaaaaaaacatatttagaaaggtaaaaatatgtatgtttcgatgtttataataatgctcatacaaatagaaaagaattaaattattattattaacatacttaattgagataattatttatacaaagttggatctttcatgctgtctcctgaaaaatggctcagattgagttggccccttgtaatttccaaggagcgatatagaTTTTGTATAAGAGCGCCGACGTCACGATGACCATTAATTTATGATATGCTTTACGATCCTAAAAAttaggggggtgacattagctctgaaaaatgcgaccggttttagtataattttttccctgttttcgtacacatttcacgagatatctccaaaactacgtaggttgccaatttagggttttcggttgcctcttccttattaaattggcttttattttgtattagtattttttgctaattcattctgcaatgacagaaaacagctaataaagtcaaaagttttttcggctcgctagaaacatatgggaaacatagaaaatgtcatgccccttATGGCAAAATTGAATATTATGATACGATCCTAAACAAATAAAGAATTTCTTCTTTTATGTTTATATATTGCTAAATTCGgtaaaattatcaaataataaatattagaatGTTTGACGCCGCATTTCAACTTAGCGATTTGTCACTTTCGGTTACATGACTTTCAAGGACCTCAGATAAGACTAAATCTACACGTCAGgtttactaaaatttatatcGTCGTGAGGTACAGGAAGACCTCACGACTTAACTAATAGCATTCCTCTAGGACTTATATAACTCCCAAAATTAATTGGAAACATAAAACAATACCAAGGAGTAAGTTGAACAACCttgtagaaattttaaaatggaaaaatattccttatatttccatataaaattctttcaaacAGACACTGAAGAAGACACAATACAAGACACagtatcgaaagctctggaaaattaagtgttttaattttggattaaaccatTACACCACGGCTCACTGAAAAGCAGAACACAACTTTCACTATCGGTTCTCCATCAGAAactaaaattaggaaaaaagtaaaataaatgaatttaaaaacataatttcttactgctcgaactaaaaaagagagcagttatataatacGCTTTTATTTGAACTTGTTATCAGTCTGGAGCTTAAACAATAAAAGATATCAAGTTCCGGTCTTAGATGAccgtcaataaaaaaaaatatctttagatGTTTTATTTACCTTTCGCCCCTCACCTCTCTCCATCCctccaaaattttgttttgtttttctcaaaattggatcaagctttttaatgattttcgaatatgttttagaagcaGCCTAGGCGAATATTTCTTCCAAACATATCTGTGACcgtaaaaattgtcattttgaaTTGAACCACTTTGCAGGGTTCATTTTTTAACTGATATGGTTAAATGTGGATTTTAGCCTTTGACCTTGAGAAGCCGGTAAAAGAAATAGTTCAAGGTCATTATCATAATATAAAAGAAGTAATGTGTAATTGATAATAACTTTGCTAACGGATATGATCTTACCGGTTAATTGGTCACGatttaatacgggcttcagaactatattattaatcaaattaatcgttgtcgtatatcccgtattggaagaatctgaTGATCATAGATAGCCCAGGAGTGCCTTCCCGCAATATTGATGCTATACTTCCATGCTCCCAGAACTTTTGGACAGAGgtggtgcatttttattacgacATTCATATCACGGGAAAATGTCTTTCTATACATTCAGATATTTTCACCGGGACAGaatcgaactcacaacagtgagtTAAGTCGAAGATCTATCCACCAAAAAACCAACGGTCTTGTTTATTACGACACTTGGGATCCCTGCTTCAGAACtagggcttagccatatggtttaactgctataaattcttatcaatctaaattttaaaaaaaaataacttaggattgtattattaagggtaaatgatttattaaattctaaaacCAATCAAATGGCTTacaatttatgattttgagaccCTCTGGAACTAAACTAATCCTCTTGTCTGAAAACCGGCTTAACTGAAGTTATAAATATACCTTATAAACCTATCATGGGAAAATGATTCTGACGcgattttgggaaattttactgatcagtCCACCATACCCTTAACTTCTGTCTTAATAAGCGTTAATCCgataaacttaaaatattttatagaatcGAGGTAATTTGTGAGACATTTGATTTGTGACCTTATTAATTATTAtcttttatcttattttttattattttatctgACATTTATTGAAACCCCGCAAGAACCACtagaattatttattcttaTAGCTTTTTATACTGTTTTGTTTTATtgttaatatttataaaatgaataaataaaattaatcctTCTTTCTGTTTTCCAAATTCTGATCCACCGCAgacaaattttatgttttcaaaTCACAAATCATACAGAGtacatttcaaaaagaaaattggatatcctttaattattttttaccaagaaatagttttcatttaaatttagttaTATCGgaatattcatatatttttcattatgacaatagtatttaaaataaacgaataatttctatgtttttattaaaattattcaaagattTATAAATATGAATAgtgaaattcttcaaaatacTAAAGACGCGGGCAATCATCTTATAGATGAATCCCTAATAGTTGCATTtccgatttttctttttttttttaaatcttgtaCAAAATATGAATGGTTTTTTAATCTAATTTACGGCAAAATTGCAAAGCGATAtgccttttagttttttaattattcagctGAAGTAGTACATGCAATTTTGTGTGGATTATAGtggattaaattattaaaaaaccaaaataaattttcaaaagtttttctaacaagaatttttttttcatttttcacttttcctgaAATTCATTTTCCCTTACTATAGGTATTCAAAATTGTAATGCGATGATATAAGCACATTCCTCGAATACTCAGCAAATATTTCTTCTAATGAAAAACTCTCACATTTCAGGTTGAATGAGTATCACTAATTACCCATCTACATGCGTACTTTAACACTATTTTCCATCTGAGCACATACACTTACAGCATTTCACCCAAATTGAACCAACATGGAGTTGAATTTCagtaaattttccttttcaGATGTGCATTGCGGTGAGTTTTCTTGTTATCCTAGTGCACTTGACTTCTTCAGCATCCGTTGGCAACACCCGTCCTCCTGTTTCCGATGAAGTCATCGACAAGGCGCTCCAGGATAAGCGCTACTTGATGCGACAACTCAAATGCGCCATTGGGGAAGCACCGTGTGATCCTGTGGGCAGACGCCTGAAGAGTaagtttttgattaatttatacATCACGTGCACTCCTCCTCACTGAATTTTGTTCACAGGTTTAGCACCATTCGTGCTCCGAGGAAGCTGTCCTCAGGTTAGTTTATTTAAATGACCATCCCCATGTAAAACTATATCCAAAAATCCCCTTATCACAGTTTTGAATGGAACACATGAAAGATATAACGTTTTAAGAAATATACTTAATTTATTTGCACCGAAACATCAATTCAAGGTGACCATAAATTTGTTGGTCAGTAAACAAATTGAGATCAATCAGGCAATATGAAGTAAATTCTCcatgataaattattatttcattaaatCTACTAATCTAGAACATTTGTTTTTCAAGACTCAATCTCACAATCTTCACTTTACTTCAAGCAAGAATTTTTAATAGACTTGAcattgatactttttttttgtttttgaaataaaaatgcaTTTCTTAGTCGTGATACTTTTGCTAAAAacctaattgaaaattttaggaTTTAATGAACAAACGTACCTTGACATCTTTGTGACACCAATCACAAAAAGACATAAATTCACTTTTATGCACTTAAACCACtttgaattttagtttttcttgttttctaaaGGTCAATCATTTGGTACGCGAATAAtcgtaaaatttttcttttattgttctttcttttgaacaatatttaaaGTGATATATTTAGGATATGATTGAGCTTTGagcttaactctttaaggacgattggagcaCCGATGtcccaattttatttttcctactcccttctaaatttataattttgctctaagaagtcagaaaaagtgatttttctgaaccccaatttttgaccctcttgtccttaaaggattattgGACACAATGTGAAAATGGATTTCtgaaaggatttaaaaaaaaaataaaaccaatGAGTAAAATAAAGTTCTGTCCAtgccaaaattttactaaatttaaaaaattattataatatggAGAAATTTTCCACTAAAGCGCTTTagggtaaattttctttacgttTTCCATTTTACGATAGAAATTTAGCAGTTATGCTTCAATGATTAATGGCTGAAcgtataagtaattttttaattgcTAAAACCAAAGTTAAAGCGATGATCCTTTTGCTTGATATATCAAATTATTTATGTGCTTggtagaaaaattttaattaaaaaatcagtatttACTTACAGTGAGCTATCTGGAGATCgctgtaaatattttttatagttcttatCGGAATTggataaaaattcgaaaattgattgatttttgggaaaatcatTTGGAAACCTATGCTCAAATTGTCTGTGAAAGCATATCTTTCATTCGATGTGCATATTAATTGCACTCTGTTTTAATCTTTTCTTTAGCGAAATCTATATTCactaattagtttaaaaaaaactaattcatgtttattattgtattgtatttattgagTTATTATCATTTACAAATACTCATGCTAAACTCACTATAcattgcggccatcgccgtcttagcgttggtgactaaCCTCCaggatgaaaacgatggaaaaccccgtcacaggttgtatattgtCAGGTTTgcacttttacaattttttttttgagatttttaatcGTGAGTTTGTCCACGAGTGTTGTAGTGGCAAGAGTTATAGCCAAGCTATGATAGCTGTATGGCAGTTGAGCAACAGAGAATTGCAACaataaaaaaggagaaaaagaaattatatcataatcaaaatacaatacaagaataaggaaaaaaaaacaaataaaaagaattataaaaaatattatagattttagtatttattaaaacagAAAATGAAATCACAATGTGCACATCGAATGAAAGATATCCTTCCACAGCCAATTTAAGCATAGGTTTCCAAATGATTTACATGAATGACAACCGCTACAGCATTACCAATCTGCTGTATAAAATGAAAGCATTCTTTATTAAAACCAATATATTTATCTGCATATTTAAAAT is from Phlebotomus papatasi isolate M1 chromosome 1, Ppap_2.1, whole genome shotgun sequence and encodes:
- the LOC129798677 gene encoding ejaculatory bulb-specific protein 3-like, coding for MSPSALNFRMCIAVSFLVILVHLTSSASVGNTRPPVSDEVIDKALQDKRYLMRQLKCAIGEAPCDPVGRRLKSLAPFVLRGSCPQCTPTEMSQIRRTLAYVQKTYPAEWTKLIQAYAG